The genomic segment GCCCGGTATTGATATCGATGAATCTGATGTATAAGACAAAAATTGACAGGGGAATAATTTCAAATAATCTCATAGTATCTTTAACTTATCCTATGCTTTGCTTCAGGGACAACATTGATAATAGATGATTTTCCATGCTTTTAGCACCACGATATCATTTATCTACTTGAAGCTACAAGAGAAAACTCCCCCTCCCTCCTCCCCCTCCGAGAAGTGGAGGTGACTTAGAGCCAACGTTATTTGATATAATAACAAATAAATATTTCCTGACCTTGGTTGCTTTAAACTACTTTATTATTAATAATTTATGCCGTTCTTGTTTTTTCTAGTATCCGCCGTTTCGCTGCTAGAATCTCGTATCCGCCGTTCCGCTCCGCTTCATTGCTGTTTTTTTCTCTGTTTCCTCCGTGCCCTCCGTGGTAAATGTTTTTGCAGTTGCCCTTCCTGACAGCTTTTTTTCTTTGTTTTTTCTCGCATCTAATATCTCGTATCTAGTATCTTTTTTTTACTTCCCTCAACGTGATATCATAATAGTTGTACTCAGAGCAGTTTCTTTTTTTAATTATTGGGGAGGAAATTATGAAGTGGATGCAGTTTTTTACCCCCGTTTCATCCATCAACTGGGATGAGGCAAATGCCTTGCTTGCCGCTAATCTCAAAGGCGATGTCGTTTTCCTCGATGTTCGCCAGCCCAAAGAATATGAGAATGGGCATATACCGGGTGCGAAGTTGATTCCGGTGGGGCAGCTTGAGAGTAGACTGGATGAGCTGCCAAAGGATAAACCTCTGGTTGTTTACTGAGCCATAGGCGGGCGCAGCCGTGTTGCTGTGCAACTGCTTGCCGGTAAGGGATTTTCTAAAATATATAATCTCTCCGGTGGGATTAATGCCTGGGAAAAAGAGGTCGCTGTCGGGCCTGAAGATTCCGGGATGTATCTCTTTAGTCCTGAAACTACTGCAGAGGATGCCATTATTACCGGCTTTGGTTTGGAAATGGGGCTCAGAGACTTTTATTTATCAATGAAGTCAAAGGTTAAATCGGAGAAGGCCGCCAAACTTTTTCAAAAATTGGCTGATGTTGAACTTCTTCACGAGAAGCAGTTGCTGGAACTCTATAACGGTTTAGTCGGTGAGAAAGTCAGCCTTGACGAGTTTCAGAAAAAAATAGTTGAACCTAGCATGGAGGGCGGGCTTACAACTGATCAGTATCTGCAGCGTTATGATTTCAATATGGAAAGTGAATTGGATATTCTCTCTCTGGCCATGGCCATTGAGGTTCAGGCCCTTGATCTCTATCTGCGAGCGGCTGATGGCAGTGAGGTGGGCCTTGCCCGTGAGACCCTGCTTCATATTGCCGCTGAAGAACGCACTCATATTGCCATGCTGAGCCAGCACATTGACCAACTAGAGGAACTGGTATGAAGAATCTTGTCTTAATTGGGGGTGGGCATGCTCATATGCTTACCCTGAGCAAACTAGAAACTTTTATCGCCAAGGGCTATCGGGTAACGGTGATTCAGCCATCGGATTACCACTACTATAGTGGAATGGGGCCAGGAATGTTGGGCGGCACCTATGAGGCCGATGATATTCGTTTTGCCACCAAAAAACAGGTTGAAGGCAAGGGGGGGAAGTTTATACGGGCTCATGCCAGTCGTATCGATCCTGAAGAGCAGATTGTTTATCTGGCCGAGAGTGAGGAGAAGGTGAGCTACGATATCCTCTCCTGTAATGCCGGTTCCTATGTACCCAAAGATATTGTTGAGGGAGATGGAGCCAATGTTTTTAGTGCAAAACCCATCGAGGAGTTGAGCCGAGCCAAGGAGACAATTCTTGAAAAATTGGCTGAAGGTGCAGTCTCAATTGCCGTTCTCGGAGGTGGACCTGCCGCAGTGGAGATTGCCGGCAATATTCATCAGCTGGGCAAGAGAAGAGGGGGGCGGCAGCCGCAGATACGACTTTTCACAGGTCCTAATTTTATGTCGGCAAAACCTGCCAAAGTGCAAAAATTGGTGCGCAGGTTACTCCTTGCTAAGGGGATTGAAATAATAGAAGAGGGCTATGTGCAGAGAGTTGCAGATGGTCAGATAAGGGTAGCAGATGTAAGCTATAAGGCCGATATTATCTTCCCGGCCATAGGGGTCCGCCCCTCCAAAATATTTTCAATATCTGGGGTAGATGTCGGTCCGGATGGCGGCTTAAAGGTAAATACATTTTTACAGTCAACCAGCCATCCCAATATCTTCGGAGGAGGAGATTGTATCTATTTTGAGGAACAGCCGCTTGATAAGGTGGGGGTTTATGCGGTTCGACAGAATCTGCTCCTCTATAATAATCTCATGGCCTCACTGGAAGAAAAACCCTTGGAGAAATTTTCATCGGGTGGGGACTATCTCTTGATCTATAATCTTGGGGATGGTGAAGGGGTACTCTCTAAATGGTCGATTACCTTTTCGGGTAGGATTGCCTTTGCCCTTAAAGATTATATCGATAGAAAATTTATAAAAACTTTTCAGGAAATTTGATATTGTTGCGCTTTTTCTACAGGTCATAAAAAATGGCAGAGTCTTCAGCTGAAAGAATTATGGGCTGTATGAAGGGTTTCGTTAAGGCAAAGCTATGATGGGCACGATTCGCCGCTCCGCAGCTTTTCTTCGCCATTCCGCTACGCTCCACTGCTGCCCATCCTACAGTGTCGATATATGGAATGAAAATCCGAGGTAGATTTAAGGCAACTGTGTAGGATGGGTAAAGCGGAGCGTGCCCATCAATGTCTTTTTGGGAAGGTCTTGGTAGGTGGAAAGGCTGTCGCCGCTCTTTGGCATCCCTGCCACCGCGGCGGCTCGATCCATGGATATAAAAAAGCCCCAAACTAAATTAATAGTTTGGGGCTTTGGATATAATTAAGCGGCGACCTACTCTTCGCCCCCCAGCACTACCATCGGCGTAAAAAGGTAAGCGACCGGAGGGAGACTCCGTCAAAGCGACCAAAGGGAGACCTTCGTCAAAGCGACCGGAGGGAGACTCCGTCAAATCTTACCATAGCAGAAAAGTTAACGCAGCCGGGCTAAAATTCGGTCGATGGCATTGGCAAAACGCTGTTTATCTTTTGCTGAAAATGGTGGTGCACCGCCGGTCTCGACTCCACCATCGCGTAACTCTTGCATAAAATCACGGCTAGAGAGACGCTCGGCAATATTCTCTTTGGTATAGAGCTCTCCTCTGGGATTAAGAGCAGTGCCACCCTTTTCCACTACCAGTGAGGCGAGGGGAATATCAGCGGTTATTACCAAGTCACCCTTTTTCAGTAGCCGAACGATTTCACCATCGGCCACATCCGCCCCTGCTGCCACCAGACGAAAATGAAGATGTTGAGAACGGGGCAGTTTTAAGACCCTATTCGCGACAAAGATCGTCTCAACCTTACGTTTATCGGCCAGTTTATAGAGTATCTCTTTTATTGCCACCGGAGCGGCATCGGCATCAACCCAAATTTTCATTCTTCTCTCAAAAACTTCTATTAACAGATATTTGTATTATATGTTGTTGGTTAGGCGCAGCGTAGTCCACCTTATCAACTTGGCAATTTGGATATATTTTTTTAAATTCACTCAAAAGAATGTTTGCAATTTCGCACCCTTTTTTAGCTTCCTCATCAGAACATACCCACTGAAAATAAATGCGTCCTTCCACTTTATCTTCCGCACCTACCTTGGCATCTGCAATCATTTTTTTTACAATTTTTTCTAAATCCAAAATAACCTCCAATAGATAATTATAGTATTAACGCAGCACGCATATTGACATTAATAGATATGAATCGCATGGTTTTTCCTTCATCTTGAAAAATTTTAGAACAAAACTCTTTTTCCGGCTCTTTCTCAGAGGTTAACTTCACAATATTGGGGGTAAGATCAACTAATTGGTCACAAAAATTATCTCTATTCTATGCTTAGAATTACCGAAGTAACATCGACTGCTAGCCAAATTTTCATTTAATTTCTGCAAGCTAAGATTATATTCGTAATTTACTTTTTCCAGTACTCAAAAATTTTTGATGACACGCTACAAGCTTTTTAACATCATCTGTTACTTTTTCTTTTTTTTTCCAAAGTTCTTTTGGCCAGGGAAGAAATTCATCCTCCCTATACTTTTTCGGAACCATCAAATATCCCCTAATACCCTGATTGAAGAAATTAGGATCACTCTCAATAAATTCTATAAATCGATCGCATAAACACATAAACTTTGTTTTTTGCTTCTCGATATTTTTATCGTGAAATTTTTTTAGAGGCTTCTTCCACCTATCTATAGCAGAATCAAATTCATCATAGCTAACAGCAGACAGTTCAGTTGAAAAATTATAGCTAGCAAAAAAATACATTACCCTTAAATCAGAAGAAAAATCTTTTAAAAATTCAGCAAATAACTTTTTATCAGCTTCTCTTTCCCTCTCTTTATTCACCGACTTATCTTTTAAAAACTGAGTAAACCATACAGCTACTCCTCCACCTATGCCCCCTACAACTAGAGGATAAATATAAGTTTTTAGAAAATTAAGTTGCTCAGCTGACATAATTTATTACCTTTTCTCATTATTTTCTTATTTTTGCCTAACAATACCGAATGTTAATAATACAGAGTGTCGAAGAAAACAACATATTATAAATTAAACGCAAAAAAGTCCCAAATTGAAATTAATCAACTTGGGGCTTTGGATATAAATTCGGCGATGACCTACTCTTCGACACCACCCATGCAGAACCATCGGCGTAAAAGGTAAGGGTAGACTCCTGTTTCGCATCGTGTTCGGAATGGGAACGGATGTCATTGTTCATTCCTGACAACAAGACTAATCACAGTGAATATTTTTCTCCGCGTCCTCTGTGCTCTCTGTGGTAAATGTTTTTGCTGTTGGGAAAGGAAGAAGAAAAGGGAAAGTTTAGTAGATTTGCGGGAGGTGCTTTTAGGGAAGGTCTTGGTAGGTGGAAGGGGTGTCGCCGCTCCTTGGCATCCCTGCCACCGCGGCATACAAACTATAAAAATAGGAGTACTGTACAGATAATTAAATTAGCGGGTAGGGAAAATTAAGATCACAGCTCTCTGCCATCCATGGCATCGCTTGCGTACCCTCATCCCTGAGGGCAAAAAAAAGCCCCAAACTAAATTAATAGTTTGGGGCTTTGGATAAAATTCGGCGGCGACCTACTCTTCGACACCCCCCATGCAGTACCATCGGCGTAAAAAGGTAAGCGACCGGAGGGAGACTCCGTCAAAGCGAGTGCAACGAGACTCCAGGTAAGCGTAGACTCCTGTTTCGCATCGTGTTCGGAATGGGAACGGGTAAAGTCTCTTTTTTTGCTGTTGGGAAAATAAGAAGAAAAGGGAATGTCGGATAAATTTGCGGAGGTGCTTTTGGGGAAGATCTTAGGAAATGGAAAGGGTGTCGCGTCTCCATGCCGTCCTGGCACCGACGCATACCGCCCATCCATGGGCATAAAAAAACCCCAAACTAAATTAATAGTTTGGGGCTTATATATATAAAATTCGGCGGCGACCTACTCTCCCACACAGTCTCCCATGCAGTACCATCGGCGCTGAAGAGCTTAACTTCCGTGTTCGGAATGGGAACGGGTGGAGCCTCTTCGCTATGGCCACCGAAAAAATTCGGCGTCTTTAATTAAATATAGAGTATTCAGTTAGTTTCTTAATAGCATAATCAAGGATATGGATAAGCCGCACGGCTTATTAGTATCGGTTAGCTCCAAGTGTTACCACTCTTCCACACCCGACCTATCAACGTTGTGGTCTACAACGAGCCTTCAGATGATTTTAAATCATGGGAAATCTAATCTTGGAGTAGGCTTCCCGCTTAGATGCTTTCAGCGGTTATCCCTTCCGAACTTAGCTACCCAGCGATGCTCCTGGCGGAACAACTGGTACACCATAGGTTCGTCCACCCCGGTCCTCTCGTACTAGGGGAAGATCTCCTCAAATTTCCTGCGCCCGCAACAGATAAGGACCAAACTGTCTCACGACGTTTTAAACCCAGCTCGCGTACCACTTTAATTGGCGAACAGCCAAACCCTTGGGACCTGCTTCAGCCCCAGGATGTGATGAGCCGACATCGAGGTGCCAAACCTCCCCGTCGATATGGACTCTTGGGGGAGATAAGCCTGTTATCCCCGGAGTACCTTTTATCCGTTGAGCGACGACCCTTCCATGCGGAATCGCCGGATCACTAAGACCTACTTTCGTACCTGCTCGACATGTCTGTCTCGCAGTCAAGCTCCCTTATGCCTTTACACTCTACGGCTGGTTTCCAATCAGCCTGAGGGAACCATCGCGCGCCTCCGTTACTCTTTAGGAGGCGACCGCCCCAGTCAAACTACCCACCAGACAATGTCCCGGATCCGGGTAACGGATCGCGGTTAGATTTCAAAGATAACAAGGGTGGTATTTCAAGGTTAGCTCCACACACACTAGCGTGCATGCTTCAAAGCCTCCCACCTATCCTACACATGTTACCTCTAAAACCAATGCCAAGCTATAGTAAAGGTTCACGGGGTCTTTCTGTCTTGTTGCGGGTAACCGGCATCTTCACCGGTACTACAGTTTCGCTGAGTCTCTGGTTGAGACAGTGGGGAAATCGTTACGCCATTCGTGCAGGTCGGAACTTACCCGACAAGGAATTTCGCTACCTTAGGACCGTTATAGTTACGGCCGCCGTTTACCGGGGCTTCGGTTCATTGCTTCGCTTACGCTAACAAGTCCCCTTAACCTTCCGGCACCGGGCAGGCGTCAGACCCTATACTTCGTCTTTCGACTTCGCAGAGTCCTGTGTTTTTAGTAAACAGTCGCTCCCCCCATTTCACTGCAACCTGACTAGGCTCAAGTTAGTAAATAACTTTCACCACGCAGGCACACCTTCTCCCGAAGTTACGGTGCTATTTTGCCGAGTTCCTTAACCAGAGTTCTCTCAAGCGCCTTGGTATTCTCTACCTGCCTACCTGTGTCGGTTTACGGTACGGTCAATATCATAACTAGATACGAGGCTTTTCCTGGAAGCATGGAACCAACCACTTTATTGCCCAAAGGGCATCGTCATCACACCTCAACGTTAACAAGGACCCGGATTTGCCAAAGTCCTCCGCCTACATGCTTAAACCGGGACAACCAGCGCCCGGATGGTCTTACCTTCTCCGTCCCCCCTTACCATAACATTATGATACTGGTATAGGAATATTAACCTATTTCCCATCGACTACGCCTCTCGGCCTCGCCTTAGGGACCGACTAACCCTGAGCAGATTAACTTGACTACAGGAAACCTTAGGCTTTCGGCGTGAGGGTTTCTCGCCCTCATTTTCGCTACTCGTGTCAACATAAGCTCTTGTGGAACCTCCAGCACTCCTTCCGGTGTACCTTCTCAGGCGGCCACAATGTTCTCCTACCATCGAAATAAATTTCAATCCGTAGCTTCGGTACTACGCTTAGCCCCGTTAAATTTTCGGCGCGGTATCATTAGACCAGTGAGCTATTACGCTTTCTTTAAAGGGTTGCTGCTTCTAAGCCAACCTCCTGGTTGTATGTACAATTCCACATCCTTTCCCACTTAGCGTAGTTTAGGGACCTTAGCTGACGGTCTGGGCTCTTTCCCTCTCGACCACGGAACTTATCTCCCGTAGTCTGACTCCCACATTTGAACTTAACGGCATTCGGAGTTTGATAAGAGTTGGTAAGCCGGTGGGCCCCCTAGTCTTGTCAGTGCTCTACCTCCGTTAGTCATCATGTGAGGCTATACCTAAATATATTTCGGAGAAAACCAGCTATCACCGAGTTTGATTAGCCTTTCACTCCGATCCACAACTCATCCGAACAGTTTTCAACCTATATCGGTTCGGGCCTCCATCTCGTGTTACCGAGACTTCACCCTGGTCATGGATAGATCACCCGGCTTCGGGTCTACCGCATACAACTAAGCGCCCTATTAAGACTCGCTTTCGCTTCGGCTGCACCTCTCGGCTTAACCTCGCTGCACACGGTAAGTCGTTGACTCATTATGCAAAAGGCACGCAGTCACCCTGTCCGAAGACATAGGGCTCCTACTGCTTGTAAGCTAACGGTTTCAGTTTCTATTTCACTCCCCTCCCGGGGTTCTTTTCACCTTTCCCTCACGGTACTAGTTCACTATCGGTCATCAGGTAGTATTTAGCCTTGGAAGATGGTCCTCCCATATTCCCACAGGGTTTCACGTGTCCCGTGGTACTCTTTCTAGCTAGGTCATAATGCATTTCGTGTACCGGACTATCACCGTCTATGGTAGGCCTTTCCATACCTCTCCACTATACATTATTGAATCCACATCGCTAATTCGGGCTGTTCCGGTTTCGCTCGCCGCTACTCACGGAATCTCAATTGATTTCTTTTCCTGCAGGTACTTAGATGTTTCAATTCCCCACGTTCGCTCCTCTACACCTATGTATTCAGTGTGAGGTGACAGAATATAAATCCTGCCGGGTTTCCCCATTCGGAAATCTCCGGATCAAAGTATGTTAACAACTCCCCGAAGCTTATCGCAGCTTACCACGTCCTTCATCGCCTCCTGATGCCAAGGCATCCGCCGTTAGCCCTTATTAGCTTATCCATAAAACTTGATTAAACTATTAAGAACCAGAAATTCCGCTAAGAATTTCCTGATTTTTCACCGCTTACGAGATGAAAAATCTCTAACTGTACCTCAAAAAAAAACACACAGCAAAGTAGGACGCCAAAAGGCTTTCTACCAAGTGTGATTTTAAACGAGGCTTTTTTTACTCTATTATTTAATTATCAAAGAACAATTTTATTACAGGTTTTATAACCTGATGTTCACCTTCTCAAGAGAAGACAAAAATCAAACATAAAACAAATCATGATGTGGTGGAGGATAGCGGGATCGAACCGCTGACCTCCTGCGTGCAAGGCAGGCGCTCTCCCAGCTGAGCTAATCCCCCATCATGGTGGGCCTAGGTGGATTTGAACCACCGACCTCACGCTTATCAGGCGTGCGCTCTAACCAGCTGAGCTATAGGCCCGTGTCCAGGATCTAAAAAAAGATCATAAACGATCCTTCAAAACTGAATAACAAACGATTGCAAACGGGGTTAATCCCCTATAACAGTTTATCATGCACCGTCTTAACATAATGCTAAGATCTCGGATGAAATGGACTGTATCTTCCTTAAAAAGGAGGTGATCCAGCCCCAGGTTCCCCTAGGGCTACCTTGTTACGACTTCACCCCAGTTACCAGCCATACCTTGGCAGCCTGCCTCCCCGAAAGGTTAGCTCAACTGCTTCTGGTACAACCAACTCCCGTGGTGTGACGGGCGGTGTGTACAAGGCCCGGGAACGTATTCACCGTAGCATGCTGATCTACGATTACTAGCGATTCCAACTTCATGGAGTCGAGTTGCAGACTCCAATCCGGACTGAGACATAGTTTATGGGATTGGCTTCACATCGCTGTGTTGCTGCCCTTTGTCTATGCCATTGTAGTACGTGTGTAGCCCTGGTCATAAAGGCCATGAGGACTTGACGTCATCCCTACCTTCCTCCGGTTTGACACCGGCAGTCTCTCTAGAGTGCCCAACTTAATGATGGCAACTAGAGACAGGGGTTGCGCTCGTTGCGGGACTTAACCCAACATCTCACGACACGAGCTGACGACAGCCATGCAGCACCTGTCATCGGATTCCTCAAGAGGCACTCTCCTGTTTCCAAGAGATTTCCGAGATGTCAAGACCAGGTAAGGTTCTGCGCGTTGCGTCGAATTAAACCACATACTCCACCGCTTGTGCGGGCCCCCGTCAATTCCTTTGAGTTTTAATCTTGCGACCGTACTCCCCAGGCGGTCAACTTAATGCGTTAGCTCCGGCAATGAAGCGATTAACCACTCCAACACCTAGTTGACATCGTTTACGGCGTGGACTACCAGGGTATCTAATCCTGTTTGCTCCCCACGCTTTCGCACCTCAGCGTCAGTATCTGGCCAGATGGTCGCCTTCGCCACCGGTATTCCTCCCGATATCTACGAATTTCACCTCTACACCGGGAATTCCACCATCCCCTCCAGTACTCAAGCTCCCCAGTTTCAAATGCACTTCCTCGGTTGAGCCGAGGACTTTCACATCTGACTTAAAAAGCCGCCTACGCGCGCTTTACGCCCAGTAATTCCGAACAACGCTTGCACCCCCCGTATTACCGCGGCTGCTGGCACGGAGTTAGCCGGTGCTTCCTTTGATGGTACCGTCAAACTAAAGGGTATTGACCTCTATGCATTTCTTCCCATCTGACAGGATTTTACGACCCGAAGGCCTTCATCATCCACGCGGCGTCGCTGCGTCAGGGTTTCCCCCATTGCGCAATATTCCTCACTGCTGCCTCCCGTAGGAGTCTGGTCCGTGTTTCAGTTCCAGTGTGGCGGATCATCCTCTCAGACCCGCTAACCATCGTCGCCTTGGTAGGCCATTACCCCACCAACTAGCTAATGGTACGCAAGCTCCTCCCGATACAATAGCTTTCATGAAGAGGCCATCTTTCTTGATAAATCAACGTATCCGGTATTAGCAATCCTTTCGAATTGTTATCCCAGATATCAGGGTAGATTACTTACGCGTTACTCACCCGTGCGCCACTCTACTAGGTTTCCGAAGAAACCGTTCGCGTTCGACTTGCATGTGTTAAGCACGCCGCCAGCGTTCGTTCTGAGCCAGGATCAAACTCTCCAGTTTGATATCTGTACTAACTAATTAAAGTTAGTTTCTTATATAGTGCTTAATTATACAAGAGCTCGCTTTCGAATTACGAAAACTGAACCCATTTGGTTGTGATACTTTCAATCACATGGGCCCGTTTGCTGTTTGTTTGTTATTCAGTTTTCAAAGATCGTATTTCCCTGCGAAGCAGGTGCGGTACGAGTTCCGCGAGATGTCGAGTATAATCTAAAATTTAAATCATGTCAACAACTTATTTTTTCTCGCCCTCGTTGCTCAGTCGTTTCGAAAACGTGCTGTGCTCTGAAGGTGCGGTAAAGTACCTGAACCTTGGCCCTCTGTCAAGACTAAAAAAGCCTAAATTTCATCTTTGTTTAAGGATAGTGAGGGGATGAAATTCAGGCTGCATTTT from the Desulfotalea psychrophila LSv54 genome contains:
- a CDS encoding rhodanese-like domain-containing protein is translated as MKWMQFFTPVSSINWDEANALLAANLKGDVVFLDVRQPKEYENGHIPGAKLIPVGQLESRLDELPKDKPLVVYUAIGGRSRVAVQLLAGKGFSKIYNLSGGINAWEKEVAVGPEDSGMYLFSPETTAEDAIITGFGLEMGLRDFYLSMKSKVKSEKAAKLFQKLADVELLHEKQLLELYNGLVGEKVSLDEFQKKIVEPSMEGGLTTDQYLQRYDFNMESELDILSLAMAIEVQALDLYLRAADGSEVGLARETLLHIAAEERTHIAMLSQHIDQLEELV
- a CDS encoding NAD(P)/FAD-dependent oxidoreductase; translated protein: MKNLVLIGGGHAHMLTLSKLETFIAKGYRVTVIQPSDYHYYSGMGPGMLGGTYEADDIRFATKKQVEGKGGKFIRAHASRIDPEEQIVYLAESEEKVSYDILSCNAGSYVPKDIVEGDGANVFSAKPIEELSRAKETILEKLAEGAVSIAVLGGGPAAVEIAGNIHQLGKRRGGRQPQIRLFTGPNFMSAKPAKVQKLVRRLLLAKGIEIIEEGYVQRVADGQIRVADVSYKADIIFPAIGVRPSKIFSISGVDVGPDGGLKVNTFLQSTSHPNIFGGGDCIYFEEQPLDKVGVYAVRQNLLLYNNLMASLEEKPLEKFSSGGDYLLIYNLGDGEGVLSKWSITFSGRIAFALKDYIDRKFIKTFQEI
- a CDS encoding YaiI/YqxD family protein, translated to MKIWVDADAAPVAIKEILYKLADKRKVETIFVANRVLKLPRSQHLHFRLVAAGADVADGEIVRLLKKGDLVITADIPLASLVVEKGGTALNPRGELYTKENIAERLSSRDFMQELRDGGVETGGAPPFSAKDKQRFANAIDRILARLR